In a genomic window of Balaenoptera ricei isolate mBalRic1 chromosome 3, mBalRic1.hap2, whole genome shotgun sequence:
- the SRP19 gene encoding signal recognition particle 19 kDa protein isoform X2 yields the protein MACAAARSPADQDRFICIYPAYLNNKKTIAEGRRIPISKAVENPTATEIQDVCSAVGLNVFLEKNKMYSREWNRDLQYRGRVRVQLKQEDGSLCLVQFPSRKSVMLYAAEMIPKLKTRTQKTGGGDQSLQQGEGSKKGKGKKKK from the exons ATGGCTTGTGCCGCTGCGCGGTCCCCGGCCGACCAGGACAG GTTCATTTGTATCTATCCTGCTTATTTAAATAACAAGAAGACCATAGCGGAGGGGCGGCGAATCCCCATAAGTAAG gCTGTTGAAAATCCTACAGCTACAGAGATTCAAGATGTATGCTCAGCAGTTGGACTTAATGTATTTCTTGAG aaaaataaaatgtactctAGAGAATGGAATCGTGATCTTCAGTACAGGGGCAGAGTCCGGGTGCAGCTCAAACAGGAAGATGGCAGCCTCTGTCTTGTACAGTTCCCATCAC GTAAGTCAGTAATGTTGTATGCTGCAGAAATGATACCTAAACTGAAAACAAGGACACAAAAAACAGGAGGTGGTGACCAAAGTCTTCAGCAAGGAGAGGGAagtaaaaaagggaaaggaaagaagaagaagtgA
- the SRP19 gene encoding signal recognition particle 19 kDa protein isoform X1 yields MACAAARSPADQDRLLKILQLQRFKMYAQQLDLMYFLRKIKCTLENGIVIFSTGAESGCSSNRKMAASVLYSSHHVSQ; encoded by the exons ATGGCTTGTGCCGCTGCGCGGTCCCCGGCCGACCAGGACAG gCTGTTGAAAATCCTACAGCTACAGAGATTCAAGATGTATGCTCAGCAGTTGGACTTAATGTATTTCTTGAG aaaaataaaatgtactctAGAGAATGGAATCGTGATCTTCAGTACAGGGGCAGAGTCCGGGTGCAGCTCAAACAGGAAGATGGCAGCCTCTGTCTTGTACAGTTCCCATCAC GTAAGTCAGTAA